A part of Bacillus thuringiensis genomic DNA contains:
- a CDS encoding glycosyltransferase family 2 protein: MMTLVILLLFLLFCVLVFWISITFSIKYILIFTAFLFSALLVYYSFLTLAGLIHRNSKRKDRTLEHYPSVDILIPAHNEGVVIKDTLEAMAKIEYPGRLTVYLLNDNSQDETPEIGDDFDKAYAHIRHIRVPAGEPKGKSRVLNYGLSISDGEYFCVYDADNQPEPHALRMLVEHAETTEDAVGAVGHVRTVNEKRNWLTRMISLEFQIFQLLMQSGRWLLFQTGSLTGTNMLLRRSALEELGGYDPYAIAEDAELTLRITQKGYLLPIVPESITWEQEPEHLKILIKQRTRWLQGNLYILEKMFSSLSFFKGKLLVHSLQQVLVYVVFWLFLIISNVWFVIGLLGIFQIQYSIPLLFMWYVAYITYVSQLFSAQSVERTFTPTNIFISVIMYFTYAQLFTYLFIRSLILYLRAKSKKQVIGWDKTVRFKKDK; encoded by the coding sequence ATGATGACACTCGTTATACTGCTTTTATTCCTTCTGTTTTGCGTACTCGTTTTTTGGATTAGTATCACATTTTCAATCAAGTATATACTTATCTTTACAGCCTTTCTATTCTCTGCCTTACTTGTTTACTATTCTTTCTTAACACTCGCAGGCTTAATTCACCGAAATAGTAAACGAAAAGATCGTACGCTAGAACATTATCCAAGCGTCGATATTTTAATACCTGCCCACAATGAAGGTGTCGTTATTAAAGATACTTTAGAGGCGATGGCGAAGATTGAATATCCAGGCAGACTAACTGTTTATTTATTAAACGATAACTCTCAAGATGAGACACCTGAAATTGGTGACGATTTTGACAAAGCTTATGCTCATATTCGTCACATTCGTGTTCCAGCGGGGGAACCGAAAGGGAAATCGCGTGTATTAAACTATGGTCTTAGTATTTCAGATGGTGAATACTTCTGTGTGTATGATGCAGATAACCAGCCTGAACCACATGCACTGCGAATGCTTGTAGAACACGCTGAAACAACCGAGGATGCTGTTGGAGCTGTTGGTCACGTTCGTACTGTAAATGAAAAAAGAAACTGGCTAACACGAATGATTTCGTTAGAATTTCAAATCTTCCAGCTCCTTATGCAATCCGGACGCTGGTTACTATTCCAAACAGGTTCACTAACAGGAACAAACATGCTTCTTCGCCGCTCTGCATTAGAAGAGCTTGGCGGTTATGATCCGTATGCAATTGCAGAAGACGCTGAATTAACATTACGAATTACACAAAAAGGCTATCTCTTACCGATCGTTCCAGAATCGATTACATGGGAACAAGAACCTGAGCATTTAAAAATTCTTATTAAGCAGCGTACACGTTGGCTCCAAGGGAACTTGTACATTTTAGAAAAAATGTTTTCTTCCCTAAGTTTCTTTAAAGGAAAACTTCTCGTCCATTCCTTACAACAGGTTTTAGTGTATGTTGTATTTTGGCTGTTCTTAATCATTTCGAATGTTTGGTTTGTAATTGGGTTACTCGGGATATTCCAAATTCAATATAGCATTCCGCTACTATTCATGTGGTATGTCGCATATATTACATATGTTTCCCAATTATTTAGTGCCCAGAGTGTGGAACGAACCTTTACACCAACTAACATTTTTATTAGTGTTATCATGTACTTTACGTACGCACAACTCTTTACGTACTTATTCATTCGTAGCTTAATTTTATACTTACGTGCAAAGAGCAAGAAACAAGTCATTGGGTGGGATAAAACAGTTCGATTCAAAAAAGATAAATAA
- the opuD gene encoding glycine betaine transporter OpuD, whose translation MRKLTKTFIVSLTLCIAFTIWGIIPESIIGKGSLGNVTTAIQTALVSKFGWFYIISVSIILGVSIFLIVSKYGSIRLGKDDDEPDYSYMTWFAMLFSAGMGIGLVFWGVAEPLNHLYAPPFGEGATEESARLALRFSFFHWGLHPWGLYAFVALCIAYFTFRKGKASTISATVGPLFKGGEHGRIAHSFDVLAVFATVFGVATSLGLGAKQIAGGVSYLTSIPNSLPTQLVIIAIVTVLFMLSAQTGLDKGIKYLSNANIILAFALMIIVLFAGPTNFIMNYFTSTIGSYIQELPSMSFRLSPLDEGGNQWIQSWTIFYWAWWIAWSPFVGTFIARVSRGRTIREFVIGVLLVPTVIGALWFSVFGGTGIHMELFGDAHIFEKIKEMGTEVGLFAMFDQMGSFGSALSVLAILLISTFFITSADSATFVLGMLTTHGSLNPPNRIKMVWGIVLAALASILLYIGGLEALQTAAIIAAFPFVFVIFFMMAALFKELQKEGRMKRH comes from the coding sequence ATGAGGAAACTGACAAAAACATTCATCGTTTCATTAACATTATGTATTGCATTTACAATTTGGGGGATTATTCCCGAATCTATTATTGGAAAAGGTAGCCTAGGAAATGTAACGACTGCGATTCAAACGGCATTGGTTAGTAAGTTTGGATGGTTCTATATTATTTCTGTTTCTATTATTTTAGGTGTGTCTATCTTTTTAATTGTTTCGAAATACGGTTCTATTCGTTTAGGTAAAGATGATGATGAACCTGATTATAGTTATATGACATGGTTTGCTATGCTATTTAGCGCTGGTATGGGTATCGGTTTAGTTTTCTGGGGCGTTGCTGAACCATTAAACCATTTGTACGCACCTCCATTTGGAGAAGGTGCAACTGAGGAAAGTGCGCGTCTTGCATTACGTTTTTCATTTTTCCATTGGGGATTACATCCGTGGGGACTATATGCATTCGTAGCGCTGTGTATTGCTTACTTTACTTTTAGAAAAGGAAAAGCAAGTACGATTAGTGCGACAGTAGGTCCGTTATTTAAAGGCGGGGAACATGGACGTATTGCTCATTCATTTGATGTGTTAGCTGTTTTCGCAACTGTGTTTGGTGTCGCAACATCATTAGGTCTTGGTGCGAAACAAATTGCTGGTGGTGTTAGTTATTTAACATCTATCCCGAATTCATTGCCGACACAGTTAGTTATTATTGCAATCGTAACCGTTCTTTTCATGTTATCTGCGCAAACAGGTCTTGATAAAGGAATTAAATATTTAAGTAATGCGAATATTATTTTGGCGTTTGCACTTATGATTATTGTATTATTTGCAGGTCCAACAAACTTTATTATGAATTACTTCACTTCAACAATCGGTTCTTATATTCAGGAATTGCCAAGCATGAGCTTCCGTTTAAGTCCATTAGATGAAGGTGGAAACCAATGGATTCAGTCATGGACAATTTTCTATTGGGCATGGTGGATTGCATGGTCACCATTCGTAGGTACGTTTATTGCCCGTGTTTCACGAGGACGTACGATTCGTGAGTTTGTTATCGGTGTGTTACTCGTACCGACTGTAATCGGTGCGCTTTGGTTCTCTGTTTTCGGCGGGACTGGTATTCATATGGAGCTGTTCGGTGATGCACATATCTTTGAAAAAATTAAAGAGATGGGGACAGAAGTAGGATTGTTCGCTATGTTTGATCAGATGGGAAGCTTTGGATCAGCTTTATCTGTTCTAGCAATTCTTCTGATTTCTACATTCTTTATTACATCCGCAGATTCTGCGACATTTGTTTTAGGGATGTTAACAACACACGGTAGTTTAAATCCGCCGAACCGTATTAAAATGGTTTGGGGTATCGTTTTAGCCGCGCTAGCTTCTATCTTATTATATATTGGTGGATTAGAAGCCTTACAAACGGCAGCTATCATAGCGGCATTCCCATTCGTTTTCGTTATTTTCTTTATGATGGCGGCATTATTTAAAGAGTTACAAAAAGAAGGACGTATGAAGCGTCATTAA
- a CDS encoding cell wall-binding protein EntA, translated as MKKLIGIATAAVFGLGIFTSSANAETVVTTDVLNVRENPTTESKVVGKLLNGNKIDVQNTENGWSKITLDGKDAFVSAEFTKSIYYVTANVLNVRAEANTNSEILGTLKKDDVIETTNQVQDEWLQFEYNGKTAYVHVPFLTGTAPVIEKQEITAPAKAEAPAKAQTPAAQAKPAAKPAVKAAETSTPSGGRELTVVATAYTAHPSENGGTYGGRVLTAMGHDLTANPNMKMIAVDPKVIPLGSKVWVEGYGEAIAGDTGGAIKGNRIDILLGSDSAAQKWGRKTVKVKILK; from the coding sequence ATGAAAAAATTAATTGGAATAGCAACAGCAGCAGTTTTTGGTCTTGGGATTTTCACATCATCTGCTAATGCAGAAACTGTTGTAACAACAGACGTACTAAACGTACGCGAAAACCCTACTACGGAATCAAAAGTTGTCGGTAAATTACTAAACGGTAATAAAATAGATGTTCAAAATACAGAGAACGGATGGTCAAAAATCACTTTAGACGGTAAAGACGCATTCGTAAGTGCAGAGTTCACAAAAAGCATCTACTACGTAACAGCTAACGTATTAAACGTACGTGCTGAAGCGAACACAAACTCAGAAATTCTTGGAACGTTGAAGAAAGACGATGTAATCGAAACAACGAACCAAGTACAAGATGAGTGGTTACAATTTGAATATAACGGGAAAACAGCTTATGTTCATGTTCCTTTCTTAACAGGTACAGCACCTGTAATTGAGAAACAAGAAATAACTGCTCCTGCTAAAGCTGAAGCACCAGCTAAGGCTCAAACACCTGCAGCACAAGCAAAACCAGCTGCTAAGCCTGCTGTGAAAGCTGCTGAAACTAGCACACCTTCTGGTGGTCGTGAGTTAACAGTTGTAGCTACAGCATATACAGCTCACCCAAGCGAAAACGGTGGCACATACGGTGGCCGTGTATTAACTGCAATGGGTCATGACTTAACAGCGAATCCAAACATGAAAATGATCGCTGTTGACCCGAAAGTAATCCCATTAGGATCTAAAGTATGGGTTGAAGGTTACGGAGAAGCTATCGCTGGAGATACTGGCGGTGCAATTAAAGGTAACCGTATCGACATCCTACTTGGATCAGATAGTGCTGCTCAAAAATGGGGACGCAAAACTGTTAAAGTGAAAATTTTAAAATAA
- a CDS encoding DUF3910 family protein, whose amino-acid sequence MNVQAKVDWIGTPKPYIYKDEVTYDATSIDFSLASDDNRYKLIVLSSEENTHYKIVQYGIKPGSQKPFPIDIPFEQNMLPIIEHILHDPYVQAILKETRS is encoded by the coding sequence ATGAATGTACAAGCAAAAGTAGACTGGATCGGTACACCAAAGCCGTATATATATAAAGATGAAGTAACATACGACGCTACTTCCATTGACTTCTCACTCGCTAGCGATGACAATCGATATAAATTAATTGTGCTCAGCTCTGAAGAAAATACTCATTACAAAATTGTCCAATATGGAATCAAACCCGGCTCACAAAAACCATTTCCTATCGACATTCCATTCGAACAAAACATGTTACCAATTATAGAACACATATTACATGATCCATATGTGCAAGCGATATTAAAAGAAACGCGCTCATAA
- a CDS encoding zinc ribbon domain-containing protein translates to MKFCGTCKKNVADHLNFCPECGSKVEVIVDNTGASYTEVQSETKPVKSKKNLFLIIGLAIIAILLFGVYKFGANKFSKEKQVNVMIEAFQKKDINAIDEFVKVDDPSLKIKTEDIKAYMRYLKENPSYNKELLSYLQKETVNQKLTIDKATFKDGQIIEDGKEWFLYPKYKLNMKSYYMNVSTTAKNVEVYVNDKKEIELSNDKTSKEIGPYFPGSYVVKAKAKTELTELETEKEVDLVDEKEAKVDVKLSLEGNYVSISSDESDATVFVNGKKRGKLSYGSYKLGPVSTDETVEVHLEKTTDFGVIKSESVKVGEQSTYYLKFPKETSSSAVGDFVKNHIYDNVRAISLNDFSLIENNYDKSGKSYKEDRDYIQYLHKKGITEDLLTMEVRNVERQSDTKYKVTTYEEYHIRYGDGSVKFKSFNNDHIITVNGNGKILYHSLGANNTLKSEEVSGPTR, encoded by the coding sequence TTGAAGTTTTGTGGAACATGTAAAAAGAACGTTGCAGACCATTTGAACTTTTGTCCCGAGTGTGGGAGTAAAGTAGAAGTAATCGTCGATAACACTGGCGCTTCATATACAGAAGTGCAAAGTGAGACCAAACCAGTCAAAAGTAAGAAAAATTTATTTTTAATCATTGGTTTAGCCATCATTGCTATTTTATTATTTGGGGTATATAAATTTGGAGCAAATAAGTTTTCAAAAGAAAAGCAAGTGAATGTAATGATTGAAGCATTCCAAAAGAAAGATATTAATGCAATTGATGAGTTTGTGAAAGTAGATGATCCAAGTTTAAAAATCAAAACAGAAGATATTAAGGCGTACATGCGTTATCTAAAAGAGAATCCGTCGTACAACAAAGAATTACTTTCGTATTTACAGAAAGAGACAGTAAATCAAAAATTAACAATAGATAAGGCAACCTTTAAAGATGGTCAAATTATAGAAGACGGGAAAGAATGGTTCTTATATCCGAAGTATAAACTTAACATGAAATCTTATTATATGAATGTAAGCACAACTGCGAAAAATGTTGAAGTATATGTGAATGATAAGAAAGAGATAGAGTTATCAAATGATAAAACTTCAAAAGAAATTGGTCCATATTTCCCTGGTTCTTACGTTGTAAAGGCAAAAGCGAAGACGGAACTAACTGAGTTAGAAACAGAAAAAGAAGTGGACTTGGTAGATGAAAAAGAGGCGAAAGTGGATGTCAAGTTATCTTTAGAAGGAAATTATGTAAGCATTTCTTCTGATGAAAGTGATGCAACTGTATTTGTGAATGGAAAAAAACGTGGAAAATTAAGTTATGGAAGTTATAAGCTTGGCCCTGTATCCACAGATGAAACAGTAGAAGTACATTTAGAGAAAACTACTGATTTTGGTGTGATAAAGTCTGAAAGTGTTAAAGTTGGAGAACAAAGCACGTATTACTTAAAATTCCCGAAAGAAACATCAAGCTCAGCAGTGGGCGACTTTGTAAAAAATCATATTTATGATAATGTACGTGCGATTTCATTAAATGATTTTAGTTTAATTGAAAATAATTATGATAAGAGCGGGAAATCGTATAAGGAAGACCGTGATTATATACAATATTTACATAAAAAAGGAATTACAGAAGACTTATTAACGATGGAAGTTCGTAATGTAGAGCGTCAAAGTGATACGAAATATAAAGTAACGACATATGAAGAGTATCATATTCGTTACGGTGATGGATCTGTGAAGTTCAAAAGCTTTAATAATGACCATATCATTACTGTTAATGGAAATGGAAAGATATTGTACCATTCTCTTGGAGCGAATAATACGCTTAAGTCAGAGGAAGTATCTGGTCCGACTCGCTAA